From a single Piliocolobus tephrosceles isolate RC106 chromosome 21, ASM277652v3, whole genome shotgun sequence genomic region:
- the ZNF649 gene encoding zinc finger protein 649 isoform X2 codes for MLENYSNLVSLGYQVAKADALFWLEQGKPWILEEEIQSQVCPDVWQFNDHTEWHRENQSSLETMERHHKYHTFGKIISHLSSNLHTPFVLGKHLNPNLEYFIRNRSYARNEGECNGYDEVFLYPKREKINAEEKYSEYNECVKAFSHKSQLITCWKPQKREKQYDCSDYGKAFSQKSDLIKHQKTHTGEKPCGCSRCQPAFSRKSCLILYQRTHTGEKPYECNKCRKAFTDKSCLNKHQITHTGEKCFECRICQKGFSDKSKLTLHQITHTREKPYGCSKCQKSFSNKSQLMSHQRAHIGEKPYGCDECGKTFHLKFSLILHKKTHTGEKPYGCNECGKAFIQRSEFSRHQRTHTGEKPYHGSECGKGFSVKSFLSTHWRTHMGEKAYGCNECGKMFSIKFSLILHQRTHTGEKPYECSQCQKAFSQKSHLNIHQWSHTGEKPYECGECHKAFSRKSYLLIHQIIHSGEKPYECLECGKTFSRKFSLTTHQRIHTGEKPYGCSECGKTFPIKFSLVLHQKTHTGEKPHECSKCQKSFAQKSHLIIHQRMHVGEKPYKCTECWKTFSRKFSLILHQKTHKGEK; via the exons ATGTTGGAAAATTATAGCAACCTGGTATCACTGG GGTATCAAGTTGCCAAAGCAGATGCATTATTCTGGTTGGAGCAAGGAAAACCATGGATACTAGAGGAAGAAATCCAGAGTCAGGTTTGTCCAG ATGTCTGGCAATTCAATGATCACACAGAATGGCACCGAGAAAACCAAAGCAGCCTTGAAACTATGGAGAGGCACCACAAATATCATACATTTGGCAAAATAATATCTCATCTGAGCTCCAACCTTCATACCCCTTTTGTACTTGGGAAACACCTGAATCCTAATCTAGAGTACTTTATTCGAAATAGAAGCTATGCAAGAAATGAAGGTGAATGTAATGGATATGACGAAGTTTTTCTTTATCCTAAGCGTGAGAAAATTAATGCTGAGGAGAAATACAGTGAATATAATGAATGTGTAAAGGCTTTCAGTCATAAGTCACAGCTCATAACATGCTGGAAACCTCAAAAACGAGAGAAACAGTATGACTGCAGTGACTATGGGAAAGCCTTTTCCCAGAAGTCGGACCTCATTAAGcatcaaaaaacacacacaggagAGAAGCCCTGTGGATGCAGTAGATGTCAGCCAGCCTTCAGCAGGAAGTCCTGTCTCATTTTATACCAGAGAACccatacaggagagaaaccttatgAGTGCAATAAATGTCGGAAAGCTTTTACTGATAAGTCATGCCTTAATAAACATCAAATaactcacacaggagagaagTGCTTTGAGTGTCGTATATGTCAGAAAGGTTTTAGTGATAAGTCAAAACTCACTTTACATCAAATAACTCATACCAGAGAGAAACCCTATGGATGCAGCAAATGTCAGAAAAGCTTCAGCAATAAGTCACAGCTCATGAGCCATCAGAGAGCTCACataggagagaaaccctatggtTGTGATGAATGCGGGAAAACATTCCACCTTAAGTTTAGCctcattttacataaaaaaaCCCATACCGGGGAAAAACCATATGggtgtaatgaatgtgggaaagccttcatcCAGAGATCAGAGTTCAGTagacatcagagaactcacacaggagagaaaccgtATCACGGCAGTGAATGTGGAAAAGGCTTTAGTGTAAAGTCATTCCTCAGTACTCACTGGAGAACTCATATGGGAGAGAAAGCCTATGGatgcaatgaatgtgggaaaaTGTTCTCCATCAAGTTTAGTCTCATCCTACACCAGAGAACTCATACAGGggaaaaaccctatgaatgcaGTCAGTGTCAGAAGGCTTTCAGCCAAAAGTCACACCTGAATATTCATCAGTGgtctcacactggagagaaaccttacgaATGTGGAGAATGTCACAAAGCCTTCAGCCGGAAGTCCTATCTCCTGATCCATCAGATAATTCACTCGggagagaaaccttatgaatgcCTTGAGTGTGGGAAGACTTTCTCTCGTAAGTTTAGTCTCACTACTCATCAAAGAATCCATACAGGGGAGAAACCCTATGGATGTAGTGAATGTGGGAAAACTTTCCCCATCAAGTTTAGCCTGGTTTTACATCAGAAAACacatacaggagagaaaccccACGAATGCAGCAAATGTCAGAAATCTTTTGCCCAGAAGTCACATCTTATTATACATCAAAGAATGCATGTAGgtgagaaaccttacaaatgcaCTGAGTGTTGGAAAACCTTCTCCCGCAAATTCAGCCTCATTCTACATCAGAAAACACACaaaggagagaaataa
- the ZNF649 gene encoding zinc finger protein 649 isoform X5, whose protein sequence is MGQHYEYGRTLKSYLGLTNQSRRYNRKDPAEFNGDGAFLHDNHEQMPMEIEFHESRKPISTKSRFLKHQQTRTIEKAHECTDCGKAFLKKSQLTEHKRIHTGEKPHGCSLCGKTFYKKYRLTEHERAHKGEKPHGCRECGKAFPRKSQLTEHQRIHTGNKPHQCSECGKAFSRKSLLIVHQRTHTGEKPYTCSECGKGFIQKGNLIIHQRTHTGEKPYGCIDCGKAFSQKSCLVAHQRYHTGETPFVCPECGQPCSQKSGLMRHQRIHSGEKPYKCSDCGKAFITKTMLIVHHRTHTGERPYGCDECEKAYFYMSCLVKHKRIHTREKQGDSVKVDRPSTASHSLSPSEHTQGKSPVNMVTLQIPSVTPQMPFNTSRLLADRNVVLVGQPLARCSPLGDNRSFAQDRSLTNAVNMVVPSVINYIFFCVTNT, encoded by the coding sequence ATGGGACAACACTATGAATATGGAAGAACTTTGAAATCATATTTAGGTTTAACCAACCAGAGCAGAAGATACAACAGAAAGGATCCTGCTGAGTTTAATGGAGATGGAGCTTTTCTCCATGATAATCATGAACAAATGCCTATGGAAATTGAATTCCATGAAAGTAGAAAACCCATCAGCACTAAGTCACGATTCCTTAAACATCAGCAAACACGCACCATAGAGAAAGCCCATGAGTGCACTGACTGTGGGAAAGCTTTCCTCAAgaagtctcagctcactgagcataagagaattcatacaggagagaaaccccATGGGTGTAGCTTGTGTGGGAAAACCTTCTACAAGAAGTACAGGCTCACTGAACACGAGAGAGCTCACAAAGGAGAGAAACCGCATGGGTGTcgtgaatgtgggaaagccttcccCAGgaaatctcagcttactgaacATCAAAGGATTCACACGGGAAATAAGCCCCATCAATGCAGCGAATGTGGGAAAGCTTTCTCCAGAAAATCACTCCTCATTGTACATCAGCGAACTCATACAGGAGAGAAGCCTTACACatgcagtgaatgtggaaaaGGCTTCATTCAGAAAGGCAATCTCATTATACATCAacgaactcacactggagagaaaccttatggATGCATTGACTGTGGTAAGGCCTTCAGCCAGAAGTCTTGCCTTGTAGCACATCAGAGATACCATACAGGAGAGACTCCCTTTGTATGTCCTGAATGTGGGCAACCCTGTTCACAGAAGTCAGGACTCATGAGACATCAGAGAATTCActcaggagagaaaccctataaatgcaGCGactgtgggaaagccttcatTACAAAGACAATGCTCATTGTACATCACAGAACTCACACGGGAGAGAGACCCTATGGCTGTGATGAGTGTGAGAAAGCTTACTTCTATATGTCTTGCCTTGTTAAACATAAGAGAATACATACAAGGGAGAAACAGGGGGATTCAGTGAAGGTGGACCGTCCTTCCACAGCAAGTCACAGCTTAAGTCCTAGTGAACACACGCAGGGGAAAAGCCCTGTTAATATGGTGACTCTACAGATACCTTCTGTGACCCCACAGATGCCATTTAACACCAGCAGGCTCCTAGCAGATAGGAACGTAGTCCTTGTGGGACAGCCACTTGCCAGATGTTCACCCTTGGGAGATAATAGAAGCTTTGCACAGGACAGAAGCCTTACAAATGCAGTGAACATGGTCGTGCCTTCAGTCATCAATTACATcttcttttgtgttacaaacaccTAA
- the ZNF649 gene encoding zinc finger protein 649 isoform X3, producing the protein MTEAQESLTLRDVAVDFTWEEWQLLGPAQKHLYWDVMLENYSNLVSVGFQASKPDALTKLEQGEPLWALEDEIHSPTHPEIEKADHLQQHLQNQRILKRMGQHYEYGRTLKSYLGLTNQSRRYNRKDPAEFNGDGAFLHDNHEQMPMEIEFHESRKPISTKSRFLKHQQTRTIEKAHECTDCGKAFLKKSQLTEHKRIHTGEKPHGCSLCGKTFYKKYRLTEHERAHKGEKPHGCRECGKAFPRKSQLTEHQRIHTGNKPHQCSECGKAFSRKSLLIVHQRTHTGEKPYTCSECGKGFIQKGNLIIHQRTHTGEKPYGCIDCGKAFSQKSCLVAHQRYHTGETPFVCPECGQPCSQKSGLMRHQRIHSGEKPYKCSDCGKAFITKTMLIVHHRTHTGERPYGCDECEKAYFYMSCLVKHKRIHTREKQGDSVKVDRPSTASHSLSPSEHTQGKSPVNMVTLQIPSVTPQMPFNTSRLLADRNVVLVGQPLARCSPLGDNRSFAQDRSLTNAVNMVVPSVINYIFFCVTNT; encoded by the exons ATGACAGAGGCCCAG GAATCACTGACCCTGAGGGATGTGGCTGTGGACTTCACCTGGGAGGAGTGGCAGCTCCTGGGCCCTGCTCAGAAGCATCTGTACTGGGATGTGATGTTGGAGAACTACAGCAACCTTGTGTCAGTGG GGTTTCAAGCTAGCAAACCTGATGCCCTCACCAAGTTGGAACAAGGAGAACCACTATGGGCATTAGAAGATGAAATCCACAGTCCAACTCATCCAG AAATTGAGAAAGCTGATCATCTGCAGCAGCATTTACAAAACCAAAGAATACTGAAGAGGATGGGACAACACTATGAATATGGAAGAACTTTGAAATCATATTTAGGTTTAACCAACCAGAGCAGAAGATACAACAGAAAGGATCCTGCTGAGTTTAATGGAGATGGAGCTTTTCTCCATGATAATCATGAACAAATGCCTATGGAAATTGAATTCCATGAAAGTAGAAAACCCATCAGCACTAAGTCACGATTCCTTAAACATCAGCAAACACGCACCATAGAGAAAGCCCATGAGTGCACTGACTGTGGGAAAGCTTTCCTCAAgaagtctcagctcactgagcataagagaattcatacaggagagaaaccccATGGGTGTAGCTTGTGTGGGAAAACCTTCTACAAGAAGTACAGGCTCACTGAACACGAGAGAGCTCACAAAGGAGAGAAACCGCATGGGTGTcgtgaatgtgggaaagccttcccCAGgaaatctcagcttactgaacATCAAAGGATTCACACGGGAAATAAGCCCCATCAATGCAGCGAATGTGGGAAAGCTTTCTCCAGAAAATCACTCCTCATTGTACATCAGCGAACTCATACAGGAGAGAAGCCTTACACatgcagtgaatgtggaaaaGGCTTCATTCAGAAAGGCAATCTCATTATACATCAacgaactcacactggagagaaaccttatggATGCATTGACTGTGGTAAGGCCTTCAGCCAGAAGTCTTGCCTTGTAGCACATCAGAGATACCATACAGGAGAGACTCCCTTTGTATGTCCTGAATGTGGGCAACCCTGTTCACAGAAGTCAGGACTCATGAGACATCAGAGAATTCActcaggagagaaaccctataaatgcaGCGactgtgggaaagccttcatTACAAAGACAATGCTCATTGTACATCACAGAACTCACACGGGAGAGAGACCCTATGGCTGTGATGAGTGTGAGAAAGCTTACTTCTATATGTCTTGCCTTGTTAAACATAAGAGAATACATACAAGGGAGAAACAGGGGGATTCAGTGAAGGTGGACCGTCCTTCCACAGCAAGTCACAGCTTAAGTCCTAGTGAACACACGCAGGGGAAAAGCCCTGTTAATATGGTGACTCTACAGATACCTTCTGTGACCCCACAGATGCCATTTAACACCAGCAGGCTCCTAGCAGATAGGAACGTAGTCCTTGTGGGACAGCCACTTGCCAGATGTTCACCCTTGGGAGATAATAGAAGCTTTGCACAGGACAGAAGCCTTACAAATGCAGTGAACATGGTCGTGCCTTCAGTCATCAATTACATcttcttttgtgttacaaacaccTAA
- the ZNF649 gene encoding zinc finger protein 649 isoform X4, which yields MESLTLRDVAVDFTWEEWQLLGPAQKHLYWDVMLENYSNLVSVGFQASKPDALTKLEQGEPLWALEDEIHSPTHPEIEKADHLQQHLQNQRILKRMGQHYEYGRTLKSYLGLTNQSRRYNRKDPAEFNGDGAFLHDNHEQMPMEIEFHESRKPISTKSRFLKHQQTRTIEKAHECTDCGKAFLKKSQLTEHKRIHTGEKPHGCSLCGKTFYKKYRLTEHERAHKGEKPHGCRECGKAFPRKSQLTEHQRIHTGNKPHQCSECGKAFSRKSLLIVHQRTHTGEKPYTCSECGKGFIQKGNLIIHQRTHTGEKPYGCIDCGKAFSQKSCLVAHQRYHTGETPFVCPECGQPCSQKSGLMRHQRIHSGEKPYKCSDCGKAFITKTMLIVHHRTHTGERPYGCDECEKAYFYMSCLVKHKRIHTREKQGDSVKVDRPSTASHSLSPSEHTQGKSPVNMVTLQIPSVTPQMPFNTSRLLADRNVVLVGQPLARCSPLGDNRSFAQDRSLTNAVNMVVPSVINYIFFCVTNT from the exons ATG GAATCACTGACCCTGAGGGATGTGGCTGTGGACTTCACCTGGGAGGAGTGGCAGCTCCTGGGCCCTGCTCAGAAGCATCTGTACTGGGATGTGATGTTGGAGAACTACAGCAACCTTGTGTCAGTGG GGTTTCAAGCTAGCAAACCTGATGCCCTCACCAAGTTGGAACAAGGAGAACCACTATGGGCATTAGAAGATGAAATCCACAGTCCAACTCATCCAG AAATTGAGAAAGCTGATCATCTGCAGCAGCATTTACAAAACCAAAGAATACTGAAGAGGATGGGACAACACTATGAATATGGAAGAACTTTGAAATCATATTTAGGTTTAACCAACCAGAGCAGAAGATACAACAGAAAGGATCCTGCTGAGTTTAATGGAGATGGAGCTTTTCTCCATGATAATCATGAACAAATGCCTATGGAAATTGAATTCCATGAAAGTAGAAAACCCATCAGCACTAAGTCACGATTCCTTAAACATCAGCAAACACGCACCATAGAGAAAGCCCATGAGTGCACTGACTGTGGGAAAGCTTTCCTCAAgaagtctcagctcactgagcataagagaattcatacaggagagaaaccccATGGGTGTAGCTTGTGTGGGAAAACCTTCTACAAGAAGTACAGGCTCACTGAACACGAGAGAGCTCACAAAGGAGAGAAACCGCATGGGTGTcgtgaatgtgggaaagccttcccCAGgaaatctcagcttactgaacATCAAAGGATTCACACGGGAAATAAGCCCCATCAATGCAGCGAATGTGGGAAAGCTTTCTCCAGAAAATCACTCCTCATTGTACATCAGCGAACTCATACAGGAGAGAAGCCTTACACatgcagtgaatgtggaaaaGGCTTCATTCAGAAAGGCAATCTCATTATACATCAacgaactcacactggagagaaaccttatggATGCATTGACTGTGGTAAGGCCTTCAGCCAGAAGTCTTGCCTTGTAGCACATCAGAGATACCATACAGGAGAGACTCCCTTTGTATGTCCTGAATGTGGGCAACCCTGTTCACAGAAGTCAGGACTCATGAGACATCAGAGAATTCActcaggagagaaaccctataaatgcaGCGactgtgggaaagccttcatTACAAAGACAATGCTCATTGTACATCACAGAACTCACACGGGAGAGAGACCCTATGGCTGTGATGAGTGTGAGAAAGCTTACTTCTATATGTCTTGCCTTGTTAAACATAAGAGAATACATACAAGGGAGAAACAGGGGGATTCAGTGAAGGTGGACCGTCCTTCCACAGCAAGTCACAGCTTAAGTCCTAGTGAACACACGCAGGGGAAAAGCCCTGTTAATATGGTGACTCTACAGATACCTTCTGTGACCCCACAGATGCCATTTAACACCAGCAGGCTCCTAGCAGATAGGAACGTAGTCCTTGTGGGACAGCCACTTGCCAGATGTTCACCCTTGGGAGATAATAGAAGCTTTGCACAGGACAGAAGCCTTACAAATGCAGTGAACATGGTCGTGCCTTCAGTCATCAATTACATcttcttttgtgttacaaacaccTAA
- the ZNF649 gene encoding zinc finger protein 649 isoform X1: MLENYSNLVSLGYQVAKADALFWLEQGKPWILEEEIQSQVCPEDVWQFNDHTEWHRENQSSLETMERHHKYHTFGKIISHLSSNLHTPFVLGKHLNPNLEYFIRNRSYARNEGECNGYDEVFLYPKREKINAEEKYSEYNECVKAFSHKSQLITCWKPQKREKQYDCSDYGKAFSQKSDLIKHQKTHTGEKPCGCSRCQPAFSRKSCLILYQRTHTGEKPYECNKCRKAFTDKSCLNKHQITHTGEKCFECRICQKGFSDKSKLTLHQITHTREKPYGCSKCQKSFSNKSQLMSHQRAHIGEKPYGCDECGKTFHLKFSLILHKKTHTGEKPYGCNECGKAFIQRSEFSRHQRTHTGEKPYHGSECGKGFSVKSFLSTHWRTHMGEKAYGCNECGKMFSIKFSLILHQRTHTGEKPYECSQCQKAFSQKSHLNIHQWSHTGEKPYECGECHKAFSRKSYLLIHQIIHSGEKPYECLECGKTFSRKFSLTTHQRIHTGEKPYGCSECGKTFPIKFSLVLHQKTHTGEKPHECSKCQKSFAQKSHLIIHQRMHVGEKPYKCTECWKTFSRKFSLILHQKTHKGEK, from the exons ATGTTGGAAAATTATAGCAACCTGGTATCACTGG GGTATCAAGTTGCCAAAGCAGATGCATTATTCTGGTTGGAGCAAGGAAAACCATGGATACTAGAGGAAGAAATCCAGAGTCAGGTTTGTCCAG AAGATGTCTGGCAATTCAATGATCACACAGAATGGCACCGAGAAAACCAAAGCAGCCTTGAAACTATGGAGAGGCACCACAAATATCATACATTTGGCAAAATAATATCTCATCTGAGCTCCAACCTTCATACCCCTTTTGTACTTGGGAAACACCTGAATCCTAATCTAGAGTACTTTATTCGAAATAGAAGCTATGCAAGAAATGAAGGTGAATGTAATGGATATGACGAAGTTTTTCTTTATCCTAAGCGTGAGAAAATTAATGCTGAGGAGAAATACAGTGAATATAATGAATGTGTAAAGGCTTTCAGTCATAAGTCACAGCTCATAACATGCTGGAAACCTCAAAAACGAGAGAAACAGTATGACTGCAGTGACTATGGGAAAGCCTTTTCCCAGAAGTCGGACCTCATTAAGcatcaaaaaacacacacaggagAGAAGCCCTGTGGATGCAGTAGATGTCAGCCAGCCTTCAGCAGGAAGTCCTGTCTCATTTTATACCAGAGAACccatacaggagagaaaccttatgAGTGCAATAAATGTCGGAAAGCTTTTACTGATAAGTCATGCCTTAATAAACATCAAATaactcacacaggagagaagTGCTTTGAGTGTCGTATATGTCAGAAAGGTTTTAGTGATAAGTCAAAACTCACTTTACATCAAATAACTCATACCAGAGAGAAACCCTATGGATGCAGCAAATGTCAGAAAAGCTTCAGCAATAAGTCACAGCTCATGAGCCATCAGAGAGCTCACataggagagaaaccctatggtTGTGATGAATGCGGGAAAACATTCCACCTTAAGTTTAGCctcattttacataaaaaaaCCCATACCGGGGAAAAACCATATGggtgtaatgaatgtgggaaagccttcatcCAGAGATCAGAGTTCAGTagacatcagagaactcacacaggagagaaaccgtATCACGGCAGTGAATGTGGAAAAGGCTTTAGTGTAAAGTCATTCCTCAGTACTCACTGGAGAACTCATATGGGAGAGAAAGCCTATGGatgcaatgaatgtgggaaaaTGTTCTCCATCAAGTTTAGTCTCATCCTACACCAGAGAACTCATACAGGggaaaaaccctatgaatgcaGTCAGTGTCAGAAGGCTTTCAGCCAAAAGTCACACCTGAATATTCATCAGTGgtctcacactggagagaaaccttacgaATGTGGAGAATGTCACAAAGCCTTCAGCCGGAAGTCCTATCTCCTGATCCATCAGATAATTCACTCGggagagaaaccttatgaatgcCTTGAGTGTGGGAAGACTTTCTCTCGTAAGTTTAGTCTCACTACTCATCAAAGAATCCATACAGGGGAGAAACCCTATGGATGTAGTGAATGTGGGAAAACTTTCCCCATCAAGTTTAGCCTGGTTTTACATCAGAAAACacatacaggagagaaaccccACGAATGCAGCAAATGTCAGAAATCTTTTGCCCAGAAGTCACATCTTATTATACATCAAAGAATGCATGTAGgtgagaaaccttacaaatgcaCTGAGTGTTGGAAAACCTTCTCCCGCAAATTCAGCCTCATTCTACATCAGAAAACACACaaaggagagaaataa